A genomic stretch from Physeter macrocephalus isolate SW-GA chromosome 12, ASM283717v5, whole genome shotgun sequence includes:
- the GEMIN6 gene encoding gem-associated protein 6, with product MNEWMKKGPLEWQDYTYKEVRVTASEKEYKGWVLTIDPVSANIVLVNFLEDGSMSVTGIMGHAVQTVEIVNEGDHSVREKLMHLFMSGDCEAYSPEDLEERKNSLKKWLEKNHIPITEEGDSRRTLCVAGVLTIDPPYGPENCNSSNEIILSRVQDLIQGHLAASQ from the exons atgaatgaatggatgaagaaaggCCCCTTAGAATGGCAAGATTACACTTACAAAGAAGTCAGAGTGACAGCCAGTGAGAAGGAGTATAAAGGATGGGTTTTAACCATAGACCCAGTCTCTGCCAA TATTGTCCTTGTGAACTTCCTTGAAGATGGCAGCATGTCTGTGACCGGAATTATGGGACATGCTGTGCAGACTGTTGAAATTGTGAATGAAGGGGACCATAGCGTGAGAGAGAAGCTGATGCATTTGTTCATGTCTGGAGACTGTGAGGCGTACAGCCCTGAGGatctggaagagagaaagaacagccTGAAGAAATGGCTGGAGAAGAACCACATCCCCATCACTGAAGAGGGAGATTCACGAAGGACTCTCTGTGTGGCTGGGGTCTTGACTATAGACCCACCATATGGTCCAGAAAATTGCAACAGTtctaatgaaattattttgtccCGTGTTCAGGATCTTATTCAAGGACACCTTGCAGCTTCCCAATGA